GGGGGGTGCGAACGGTGGCGTGGTTGAGGATGCCGCGCTGCACCAGACCCCACTTGAGTGCGACGGTGCCTTCCATGTGCGAGCCGCGGTGGTACACGTTCTGCGTGACGGGCATCAGGCGCTCGTGGATGGCGTGTGCGGCGTCGTAGTCGTGCGCCTTGCCCGCGGCGATGAGCTCGACGAGGAGTTCGGGTGCGACGTTGCCGTAGCCGACGAGGAGCCCGTCGACGTCGAACATGGTGGGCAGCAGGTACTCGTCGTGGCACGACAGGATCTGCAGTTCGGGGTACGCGGTGCGCAGAGCGGGGATCTCGGTGTACCAGCGGCGCATGTTGCGCACACCGTTCTTGGTCGCGAACACACCCTCCTGCCCGGCGATCTCGAGCTGGGTGTCGAGGTCGTACGTCGCCTTGGTGTTGTCGGGGTACTGGAAGAGGATCAGCGGCAGGCCGGACTCCTCGTAGATCTCGCGGTAGCGCGCCTGCGGCGCACCCTGCTGATAACCGAAGCGCAGCCAGCCGTGCGAGGGGTAGACCAGGCCCGCTGTGGCGCCCGCATCGAGCGCGGCCTTCGCCTCGAGCCCGGCGGTCTTGTTGCCTTCCTTGGTGATGCCTGCGATGACCGGCACCCGGCCGTCGGTGGAGGCCACGAACGCGCGGATGACGTCGAGCTGCTCACTCTCGGTGAGGAACGTGCCCTCGCCGGCGTGGCCGAGCACGACGAGGCTCTTGACCCCTTCGATCGAGCCCAGCCAGGAGCCGAGACGCTGGATGGCTTCGTGATCGACGGCACCGTCCTCGGTGAAGGGGGTTACGGGGGCCGGGTTGAGACCGCGGAGATCGAGAGTCATGATCGTTGCCTTTCGGTGGAGCTTCTTTGCTGGAGATCGACGACTGCAAACGTTCGCGGGAACGTTTGCAGGAACGATTGCAAGTATGATCGAGGAGTCCGGTCGTGTCAACATCCGGATTTCGGTCGGGGTCGACCCGGTCGTCGGATGCCACGCTGAGGCGAGTGAGGAGAGTTGCCGTGGAGCAGAACGAACGACGCGTGGTCACACTGAAGGATGTGGCCGCGGCGTCCGGCGTCAGCATCTCCACGGTCAGCCGGATCCTGGATGACCGGACTCCGCCGTCGCGTTCGGAGACCGCAGCACGAGTGCGTCGGGTCGCGGATGAACTGGGCTATCGGCGAAACATGTTCGCCTCCGGCCTGCGTCGCGGGGCGACCGGCACCATCGGTGTGCTCGTGCCGCGACTGACGGACCATGTGATGGCTCTCATGTTCGAGGCGATCGAGCGCACCGCGCGTACACGCGGATCCTTCGCGATCGTCGCCACCTGTGGGGACGATCCGACCGAAGAGCGGCAGGCCACGGAGACGCTGCTGGACCGCAACGTCGACGGCCTCATCCTTGCCACGGCTCGCCTCGATGACACCCTGCCCGCCTCGTTGCGGGAACGTGGAGTCGCGCATTCGCTCGTGTTGCGCACCGATGGTGCCAGCCCGTCGGCTCTGGGCGACGATGAAGCAGGCGGATACTTCGCGGCGCGACACCTCATCGACCTCGGGCACAGGGAGATCGCGGTGGTCACCGGACCGTGGTTCACCTCCAGCGCTCGCAGCCGGCTCGCCGGTGCGCGACGTGCGCTCGAAGAGGCAGGGATCATCCTGCGCGAGGACCGCATCGTCTCCACCGGGTACGGGATCGAGTCCGGTAACGCAGCCGGGCGGAAGCTGTTCGCCGCGGCTTCCCCGCCGACGGCGGTGTTCGCCGCGAACGACAACCTGGCGATCGGCATGGCTTCGGCCGCGGCAGCTGCTGAGATGCTCGTCGGGAGAGACGTCTCGATCGTCGGCTACAACGACATCCCCTTGGCGGGGATGCTGCCGATCCCTCTCACCTCGGTGCGCACGCCGTTCGATCAGATCGCTGCCAGTGCGCTGGATCTGCTCGGCTCGACGAGTGGCACTGTGACCAAGGCTCTTCCGACGCTTATCCCTCGCGCATCGACCGCCGCTCCTCGGGAGTGATACAGCTGCTCGCCTGAATGACATCTGCCGTCGACTCCTGTGCGGTCGCCGAGCGGCACATGTAGGTGCCGCGCGCTCGAGTGAAGGTCACGGCTGGGCCGCCAGGGTACGGATGCACGACCCGGGGACACCTGCACGACCGGATCGCCCGATTCGTCGTGCATCCGTTCCCGAGTCGTGCAGCTGTGCCCGACGGATGTCGACCAGCCCGACGGATGCCGCCCGCGCGCGCCGTTCGCTGACCGGCCAGTACTAGCACCACACGGTCATCCCGTGTCATCGACGGTCCTCCGGCACCGGGGTGATCGAGTCCGACGGGCAGTCGCACGAGGTCGGCGCCGGTGGCCTCGTGCTCGTGCCTGAGGGCGCCGTGCTGTCGGCCCGGTCAACCTCGGCCGACGTCGCGTTCGGCTCCATCCGGTTCGCCGCCTCGCCGGAGGTGCTCAGTGCGCTCATCGCCGGCATCCCGCCCCGATCGGATGCCGGACGCGACCCCGCCGTCGCATCCGCCTTCGACGAGGTGATCGAGGCGTGGTCGCGGAAGGGCCCGGGCCGATCGCTCATCGCGGCCGGTTCGCTGGCCGTGGCGCTGGGCCGAGCGACCGATTCGTCGCGCGGTCGCCACAGCGGCAGCCGACTCACCCCGTCCGGCACCTCGCGGCCGGCCGCCGGCGCGACCCGCGGATCACCCGCATCCTCGAGCGCATCGCCGCCGATCTGACGGTCACGCCCGACCCCGCCGAGCTGTGCGAGGTCGCGCACATGAGCGAATCGACGTTGCGTCGCAGCTTCAAGGAGCACACCGGCAAGACGATCGGCGAGCACCTGCGCGAGCTGCGTGTG
This is a stretch of genomic DNA from Microbacterium sp. YJN-G. It encodes these proteins:
- a CDS encoding dihydrodipicolinate synthase family protein, whose amino-acid sequence is MTLDLRGLNPAPVTPFTEDGAVDHEAIQRLGSWLGSIEGVKSLVVLGHAGEGTFLTESEQLDVIRAFVASTDGRVPVIAGITKEGNKTAGLEAKAALDAGATAGLVYPSHGWLRFGYQQGAPQARYREIYEESGLPLILFQYPDNTKATYDLDTQLEIAGQEGVFATKNGVRNMRRWYTEIPALRTAYPELQILSCHDEYLLPTMFDVDGLLVGYGNVAPELLVELIAAGKAHDYDAAHAIHERLMPVTQNVYHRGSHMEGTVALKWGLVQRGILNHATVRTPLLPLQDGADAEIAAAFALAGLGSVTVPA
- a CDS encoding LacI family DNA-binding transcriptional regulator, which encodes MEQNERRVVTLKDVAAASGVSISTVSRILDDRTPPSRSETAARVRRVADELGYRRNMFASGLRRGATGTIGVLVPRLTDHVMALMFEAIERTARTRGSFAIVATCGDDPTEERQATETLLDRNVDGLILATARLDDTLPASLRERGVAHSLVLRTDGASPSALGDDEAGGYFAARHLIDLGHREIAVVTGPWFTSSARSRLAGARRALEEAGIILREDRIVSTGYGIESGNAAGRKLFAAASPPTAVFAANDNLAIGMASAAAAAEMLVGRDVSIVGYNDIPLAGMLPIPLTSVRTPFDQIAASALDLLGSTSGTVTKALPTLIPRASTAAPRE